Below is a genomic region from Fischerella sp. PCC 9605.
CTCCTTCACGGACTAAGGTTGAGGCATAAACCGACTGCCCTGCCTTACACACAACTGGCATAGATTCGCCGGTAAGTTTTTGCTGGTCGATCAAAGCTGTACCATGCAGGATTTGACCATCTACGGGAATTTGCTCACCTGGATAGACTATGACTGTATCTCCAGGCTTAACTTCTGTTGCTCGAATATGTTTTTTCTGACCATTTGGTTGTTCTACCCAAGCATAATGCCCCAAAGATTCGAGTAAATCCGCAGCACGATTGTGGGATACTCGTGCTGTGCGATCGCGGATTGTATCTCCAATTTCATGCAGTGTCATTACCAAAGCTGGCGTGAGTAAATTGCCTTGGGCAGAAGTTAAGGCGATCGCAATCAAATCCAGGCAATCTATATTTAATTTTTGTTCTTTGGTGATGCTGGTATAAGCACGTTTAGCGATTGGTAAAGCGGCAAGTGCCACAGTTGCAGCGATGATTGCTCTCGGAATTGGAAATCCCAAACCTAGTAAAGCCAAAATAGCAGCAAAAGCAGGTAATTTCACCTCATTATCTTCTTTTTTCTCTGCTTTAGCTTTTGGTTTTTGAATTTTATCTGTTCCCCTATGGGGGTCTAAAACCTCATCCCAAACCCCCTGTTGCCTGTTGCCTGTTGCCTGTTCCCTTTTAATTTGCCTTGCCTCTTGAATCAAGCGCACTAGATACGCTTGCATTAACTGATTTCCGACGCAACTATCAGATAATTGATAACTAATAGCAATAGAAGCTGCTTGCCGATTGAGGCGCACTCCCATCACCCGACTATCTGATTCCAGCAAATGAAGCAAGTTATCAGCATAATCAGGGTCATAAGTTAGCAAGGGAACCCGAAATCTCACCCGTCCTGGAATTGCATGCACTACATGATAATTGATGCCAGCATCAATTTCTTGCTTCTGAAGTGTTGCTTGCTTACCTGTTTCTGACTTGATGGCGATCGTCATTATATGATTTCCCCCTCGCTGTTTTGTGGCGATTTCATAGGTGGGAATTCATCCGTTAGGGATTTAAATATCCCACTGACAAACTAATTCATGGCATGAGTAGGTACAGTAGTAAAAAACTGCTTGTAAGAAGCACCCAACTGTGAATATAAATCTATTTAATAATGTTAGTAATTAATTTCTATATAACGCAATCATCTTTAAAGATAAAAGCATTTACAGACGCTTTTTCTCGGAGTAGAGGCTTTCTCTGCTCAGAAGATTTTCGGTTTTGAATGTATTCATAAAATATATTTTTTAATAAAAAATTTAGTTTTTTTGCATATGAACTCAACTATATTAAAAATAATTCTCATTTAACCTAAAAATTTGTGTACTAAATTGACAATATCCTAGTCTTGCCTTCATGAATTATCAAGCATGGTTTCTAGGTACAGATTTATATCTTTTGGAAAATGAGAGTAAAAATTAAAACTACTTAATAAAAATTCAAAAAGAAAGAAAAATGAAACCAGTTACCGCTTTAAGGAATACCTTATACGGGCAAAGGAATTTGGAATTACGATACTTATTGCTATTAATTCTTAATGGCATTTAGATTGAGTGCCACCTTCAGCTTAGTGTTGCCAGTGAAACATCTCACCATTGATTTGTTTGTGAACAAGAAGAAATGCCATGAATGTGAAACTATCGGCGCTGAAACCCGGTAAAACAGCCACCATCGCCTCAATGGATGCGGACGAACCTGGGTTGTTGAGACGACTAGAAGCAATGGGCTTCAAAATCGGGCAGCAGGTAAAGGTACTTCGCAAAGCGTGGCTGAATGGCCCCCTGCACGTGCGAGTGGGATTAACTACAGAAGTGGCTATGCGGCGGCATGAAGCTGATGGAATTATTGTCAACGTACAGGACTGAGGGATGTTGGATTTTTGACATTAGATGAAGGGGTGTTGAATGGCACATTGTCATGGTTCCAGTTCAGGAGTCGTCCCGCAGCTATCTAAACCTGGAGTGAAGCGGGTTGCTGTTATGGGAATGCCAAATGTCGGTAAATCCACGTTGTTTAATCGGATTACAGGGGCGGGAGCCTTTGTAGGCAATTGGCCTGGTGTGACGGTTGACTTGCTAGAGGCAGACGTCGAACTGGAAGGACTGAAGGTGGAGTTCGTGGATCTGCCAGGGATCTACGACTTGGAGGGCTACTCTGAAGATGAGCGAGTCGTGCAAAGCTTTTTTGAAACCTATCCCGTGGATTTGGTGCTAGTAATTCTCAATGCCGCTCAGATCGATCGCCAGATTCGTCTACCCTTGCAAGTCAAAGCCTTAGGAATGCCAGCTGTGGTAATTCTCAACATGGCAGATGAAGCTAAACATTTTGGCATCAAAATAGATGAGCAAAAACTAGCAGAGAAGTTAGAAATGCCCGTGGTACTGGTGAGCGCCAAGTATGGTAGCGGTTATGCGATCGCCATCCACAAAATCACCCAGGAATTGGCACAAGAACGAGTTCCCATAGCCCCCACAGAATTGAAGCGCCAGATTGAAGCACACCCCTCGATATCAGAATCGCAAATCCGGGAAATCCTAGAGGACACGGTGGAAATGCCCTCGCGCTTGTTCAAGACGCTGACGGAACGCTTAGATGCAGTGTTGCTGCACCCGGTGCTAGGGCTACCGTTGTTTTTCCTGTCCATTTACTTGATGTTTGAGTTTGTTTGGCTGGTGGGATTGCCATTGCAGGACGTTGCCGATACGATAACGGGATGGTTGCAGGAGACAGCCATTGCTCCCTTGACAGTCAATTTATCAGAGTTTTGGCGGGGCTTTCTGGTAGATGGAATTTATGGTGGATTAGCGACAGTAGCATCGTTTATTCCCTTAGTAATCACATTTTTCTTCATGATGGCGATCGTGGAAGATAGCGGTTACTTCTCCAGAGCAGCATACATGATGGATTCCTTGATGTATCGCTTTGGCATGGATGGCCGCAGTTTTGTGTTGCTGATTATGGGGTTTGGGTGTAACATCCCGGCAATCATGGGAACGCGAGTGATGCGATCGCGGGCATTACGCTTGCTAACAATTCTGATTGTTCCCTTTGCCCTCTGTTCGGCGCGGTTAACAGTGTTTGTGTTTATCATCGATGCCCTCTTCGATCGCACTTGGGGGCCATTAGTGCTGTTCTCGCTTTACCTGTTCAGTTTCCTGGTGGCACTGCTAACTGGATTACTAATGAAAGGTCATTTTCAAAACCGGGAGCCATTTGTGATTGAACTGCCTCCCTATCGCTTTCCCACACTCCAGCAAATCTTTCTGCGAGGATGGGGTGAATTGAAGCACTTTCTACAACGGGCGACAGGATTTATTACGGCAGGGGTAGCTGGTGTTTGGCTGTTGAGCAATTTACCTCAAGGTACAGCAAACCCAATTGGGATGCTAGTTACCATCCCGCTTTTGGTGGGCATGGTTACGGGTTGGGATGCGGTAAAAGCATTCTTGCAGCGAGCAGGTGGATTAATAGCGATCGGTGTGTTAGGCGTCTGGTTGCTAACCCATTTACCCGGCAGCGAGAATGTGAGCTATGCCACTCGCATTGGAGAGTTTTTCGCCCCTGTCTTAAATCCAGCTGGCATACCCAAGGAGTTAACTATTGCTTTAATTTTCGGGTTCATTGCCAAAGAAATTTTAGTAGGTTCTCTAGCAACCATCTACAATCTCACCGATCCTAATGCTGTCCAGGCAACCCTTGCCCAGACAATTTCACCAATTCAAGCCTACAGTTTTATGCTCTTTTGTCTGCTTTACACTCCTTGTTTGGCAACAGTCGCTACTATCCGTAGCGAGTCTAAGAGTATCCGATTTACCCTTTTATCAGTTACCTATGGGCTAATGTGGGCGTGGGTTGTGAGTACGCTGTTTTATCAAGGGGCGAGGTTGTTAGGGTTGAGTTAGCAAAGAAAGTTTCATGACAACTACAGGAGGTATTTGAGTGAATAATAGCGATCGCTCTGTGAGCAGAGCATGGCAAGGATTTACTTTTATCTGCAATACTCCTAAAACTACACTCAATGAGAATCTCAATGGCAGTGATAAAACCCAATCTGACAGTCCTGTGTTTCCTCTATCTCAGGCAAAGCAGGGTGAAGTTGTCTGTATTGTAACTTTTAATCACCTAGATAATATTGACTATCTGTCGAGTATAGGATTAATCCCTGGAATAGAAATTCAGATCAAAAGCTGCATGAAAAGTGGCTCTGTTGTAGTTGCTTGGCAAGACAAATGTCTGGGGTTAGGGGCAGATATTGCTGCTCGTGTAATGGTGAAAAAAGATATTTAGAAGCTTGGTTCAGTAATTTATAGCAGTGTCAGAAATATTAACCCAAGATAACTATGCTCATGCTTTGAGCGTGCTTGCAGGCCGCGATCGCGATTTAGCAGGCATCCTCAATACTTTTGGTATACCTCCACTGTGGATGCGGGAAGCAGGTTTTGCCACGCTCATCCAAATTATCTTAGAACAACAAGTGTCTCTCGCCTCAGCGAAAGCAGTCTTTACGCGTTTGCAAGCCACGATATCACCAATCACTCCCGAACATTTTTTCCAACTTGATGAAGTTGAATTAAAACGAATCGGCTTTAGTCGCCAAAAAGCTCTTTACGGACGCTTGCTAGCAGAGTCAATTCTTACTGGACAGCTTGATTTGACTACTCTCAGCACGATGGATGATGAAGATGTCCGCGCTGTCTTGAAAAAAATCAAAGGTATCGGAGACTGGACTGTAGACATATATTTATTGATGGCATTGCGGCGGCCCGATGCTTTACCCAAGGGAGATTTAGGGTTAATACTGGCAATACAGAAGGTAAAAAAATTAGAACAGCGACCTACACCAAAGGAAATAGAAGATATTGCCGAAAACTGGCGACCTTGGAGAGCAGTAGCGACGCGGTTGTTATGGCACTATTACCTTAGCCGCAAAGTTTGACCGCAAGATTCAGATAGATTCTACTATCCGCTTTGCCTATGATTTGAGCATGAGCGAGTAAGGGTTTTGGCAATTCTCATGAATGAAACAGAGTTTTGGCAAGCAGTATTAGACAGAGACACTAGCTTTGACGGTGTATTTGTGTATGCAGTCCGTTCAACTGGCATTTATTGCCGCCCATCCTGTCCTGCACGCAAACCCCAACGAGAGCAAGTAGTTTTCTTTCTATCGTCGCTTGCAGCCCAAGAGAAAGGTTTCCGTCCCTGTCGTCGCTGTTATCCGCAAAACCCAACTGCGCCTGATTCGCAAACAGAAATGGTTCAGCGTGTATGTGCCATTATCGAAGCCAACCCTACAGAATCAATCACTCTCGCAACCCTCAGCACCCAAGTGAATATCAGCCCCTTCCACTTGCAGCGAACATTTAAGCGGATTATGGGGATTACGCCAAAGCAGTATATACAAACACGTCGTATGCAGGAACTAAAAACAGAACTCAAAAGTCAAAACCGTGTTATTGATGCCATCTACAATGCAGGTTACGGTTCGAGCAGTAGTCTATATGAGTGCGCTACGACACAACTAGGCATGACGCCCCGTACGTATCAGCGTGGCGGAGATGGTATGGTAATCAACTATGCGATCGCCAACTGCAACCTCGGACTTTTGCTTGTTGCTGGCACTGAACGTGGGATTTGCATGGTTAGTCTTGGTGACTCCGATACTCTGCTAGAAAAAGCATTGCAGCAAGAGTACCCCACAGCAAAGATTAATCGTTGTGAACTTCATCAAGAATCGAGTCATGACAACTTGAGCAAATGGGCGATCGCACTCCTACAATACCTCAGCGGTGAACAGCCGAGTTCCCATCTATCCACATTACCAATTGATGTGCAAGCAACAGCCTTTCAAGCGAAAGTTTGGCAAGCCTTGCGTCAAATTCCTGCTGGCAGCACCCAGACATACAGCGGAGTAGCTGAATCTATTGGTCAGCCAAGTGCAGTGAGGGCTGTGGCGCGTGCGTGTGCAACAAACCCAGTGTCGTTAGTTATCCCTTGTCATCGTGTCGTGCGTTCAGATGGCAGCCTTGGAGGTTATCGCTGGGGTATAGAACGCAAACAATTTTTGCTTGCAAAAGAAGCACAAAAAGATTAGTTGATTGGGAAAATTTAAGGTGTGGAAATTCTTGAATTAGTCCTAACCGTTAACGAATAAATGATGATTAAAATTCATTTGTTTCTTTGCATTACATAATACAAATCAGTCGTAAAACTAAATTAAACAGAACGTTCGTAGTAAGAGCTTTAGCTCTTAAAAATCTTACACGGAGCGAGCAATCGTACCCTCCGGGAAGCCGCCCACAAGGGGCGTCTACACTACAAACAAGGCTCTCATTTTATATTTAGTTCTTAATGAGTGTTTAAGTACTCATTACAAATTTATATTTTTTATTAGTTATCACATATACAAAATTAGTGTTTATGTTTTAAAACCTTGAAATATATAACTTCATCAATTTATTTGTAAATAAACTAGCATTTCTAATTCTGTCTATATAGTAATTATTGTCAAAGAGGGAGGAATTCAAGACTAGAAAATTTTTAGAGGAGCAAATACTTATGCCCATTGAGAATCGCAGTCAGAATTTATTTGATGATAAAGGGCTAAATATCACTCCTGCTTCCTCAGTAGATAGTTTGAATTATCAAGATAATCGCAATTTTAATTTCAGTAGTCATAGTAGTTTTCAAACAACTGAAAATGCTTTAGAACTAGATGTTAATGAACTAGGACGCAAGAGCCGTAAATCAACAAAAGCCAAATCCTCAAAAGCTGCAAAAGCAGATTTAGTAATACAAAATGCTTCGGCTCCTAGTGTCGCAACAGCAGGCAGTACTATCCAAATTTCCTATCAAGTAAAGAACAAAGGTAAAAATAATGCTGGGTTTAACTACACAAATTTTTATCTTTCTAAAGATAAAAGTATCAGTAACGATGACTCATTTTTAGGCTGGAACTGGATTGGCAGTATTGAAGCTGGTAATTCTGTCTCTCAATCTCAAAATGTCACTTTAGATAGCAACATTGCTCCTGGAAACTACTTTTTACTGTATAGAGCTGATGCTCTAGATAATGTGCTCGAAACTAATAACAGCAATAATGTCGTTGCTCGTGAGATTAACATTACTGGCACGGGTGGTAAAGGGTATAATTCAACCTCTGGCTATGGTTTGATAGACGCCTCTGCTGCGGTGGCTAAAGCGATTGGTCAAAATACCTTTGCTGATGTTCCCGATCTGGGCGGTAATAATTGGGGAGCTGATTTGGTGAAAGCGCCAGAAGCTTGGGCGAAGGGGTACACTGGTAAGGGCACTGTTGTCGCTGTTTTGGATTGCGGAGTGGACTACAATCACCCAGACTTAAGTGCTAATATCTGGACGAATAGCAAAGAAATCGCTGGCAATGGTCAAGATGACGATGGCAATGGCTTTATTGATGATGTCTACGGCTGGAATTTTGATGCTAACAACAACAATACTTTAGATGTAGCCGGTCATGGTACTCATGTTGCTGGTACTATTGCTGGGGCAAACAATAACTTTGGTGTTACAGGTATTGCCTACGATACCAAGATTATGCCCGTCAAAGTTCTGGATGATAATGGCTATGGTTCCTATAATGCGATCGCCAATGGCATTTACTACGCTGTCAATAATGGTGCTGATGTAATTAACCTCAGTCTCGGTGGCGATTATCCTAACAGTACTCTCCAAAAAGCGATTGAATATGCCAGCAGCAAAGGTGCTATTGTTGTCATGGCAGCAGGCAATGATGGTGGGGAAGCACCACTTTATCCTGCCCAATATGCAGAAAACTGGGGAATTGCTGTTGGGGCTGTCGATCAAAATAAAAACATGGCTAGCTTTTCCAATCGCGCCGGAACCAATTCACTTACCTATGTCACAGCCCCTGGAGTCGATGTTTACTCTACAATTCCAGGTAATAAGTATGCATTCTACAACGGCACATCAATGGCAACTCCTCATGTTGCAGGTGTAGTTGCATTGATGCTCAGCGCTAATCCTAACCTGACTGATGCTCAAGTACGTCAGATTATTGCTGAGACAGCAGGTAATAGTATGCAAGCTACAGCTAAAAGTGGGAATGCCACTTCCATAACTGATAATAATACTGCTAGCTTGAGTTCTCAAGCCAATATTACCAAACAAAGCAACATTGCCAGTTTTGATGCGATCGCCAGCCTTACTAATTTGAATATCAATACTAACTCCACATCACCCAGCCAGACAACTAGCTTTAGCTACAACAACACCGACACATCTGAGAATAATTTTCTTAATCCCAATCTGTGGTCACAATTTTTGAACTATTACGATAGTGCGATCGCCACTGATAGCCAGACTATGGAAGCCGCAAGTATGCTGAACAAACGCAGAATATTGCTGGAACAATATAGTGAATGGTTGGTTAATCCCAGCACATAGGTTATCTAAAAGAAATTTTCATACTTAATTGCTTCATATGAACTTCAAAGTGACTGAGATCAAGTGTCTCAGTCGCTTTTGCTTGGCATAAATACTTTTGTCGCTACAACTCCTGCTGAAGCAAGAATTCTAAATTCTGGTATAAAAAATAGCTATTTATTTTTTACCATCAAAATAGAAAATTCCCTAGATCAAACCATTTTCTTTAAAAAGAAAGCTTCTGAGTTCACTTTTTCTTCACTTGTAAATTACGTAGGCATACCCTAGTCATATAGAAACATTAAGCACCAGTATTAAAGTTGTGCATTCGTGATTTTAGTTCTAAGAAGTTTAACCCAAAACAACTTCAAGGGCGTTTTTTTGCAACTTTGAACTGACGTACGACACAGGGGAAGGGTATTTATGCGAGCGGATAATGCAGGTAACACATTCAATACATCTAGAAGTCTAAATATTACTTCTAATACTCAAACATTTAAAGACTGGGTTGGTTCATCCGATCTCAATGATTTCTACCGCTTTAGCCTCAGCAGTCGTAGCAGTTTCAATCTCACCCTGAATGGTTTATCTGCTGATGCAAATGTTCAATTGCTTAACAGTAGTGGAAAAGCGATCGCCACTTCCACTCCCACTGGCACAGGTGCAGAATCTCTCAGCACTACCCTGGATGCAGGCAATTACTATATTCAGGTTTATTCATCAAGTGGTAGCACTAACTATAATTTGAGCTTGTCTGCTACTCCTAATATATACAAATACAATTTCACGTACTATTACAACGGCAGCAACACTAATAGTGACTACTACACAGGCTACGTTTTTGCCAAAGCTGAAACCTATACCACAGGTACTTACTTCGACTTTACCAGCAAGAATAATGAAACAGGTGCTAACGGCAAATATTACATCAGTGACTACAGCGTGGCTGGTAGTACCTCAGATTTAGGCAAGGTGTTTGTAGATAAATACTACGATGTAGACACCAGTCGTAGCAGTCATACTCCTTATAACTACAGCTTAGGTAAAGCATCTGGTACGAAGTATCTCGGTAGTGAGGTTGACTATGTTGACGTAGTTAACAACAAAAGTTACGACTTTGGCAAAGATGCTTGGGAGCTAGACTATCAGCAGTCATCAATTCAGTCAGCAATTCAAAAATACAACTTCACGTACTATTACAACGGCAGCAACACTAATAGCGACTACTACACAGGCTACGTTTTTGCCAAAGCTGGAACCTATACCACAGGTGCTTACTTCGACTTTACCAGCAAGAATAACGAGACAGGTGCTAACGGCAAATATTACATCAGTGGCTCCAGCGTGGCTGGTAGTACCTCAGATTTAGGCAAGGTGTTTGTGGATAAATACTACGATGTAGACACTAGCCGTAGCAGCCATACTCCTTACAACTTTAGCTTAGGTAAAGCATCTGGTACGAAGTAT
It encodes:
- the feoB gene encoding ferrous iron transporter B, with protein sequence MAHCHGSSSGVVPQLSKPGVKRVAVMGMPNVGKSTLFNRITGAGAFVGNWPGVTVDLLEADVELEGLKVEFVDLPGIYDLEGYSEDERVVQSFFETYPVDLVLVILNAAQIDRQIRLPLQVKALGMPAVVILNMADEAKHFGIKIDEQKLAEKLEMPVVLVSAKYGSGYAIAIHKITQELAQERVPIAPTELKRQIEAHPSISESQIREILEDTVEMPSRLFKTLTERLDAVLLHPVLGLPLFFLSIYLMFEFVWLVGLPLQDVADTITGWLQETAIAPLTVNLSEFWRGFLVDGIYGGLATVASFIPLVITFFFMMAIVEDSGYFSRAAYMMDSLMYRFGMDGRSFVLLIMGFGCNIPAIMGTRVMRSRALRLLTILIVPFALCSARLTVFVFIIDALFDRTWGPLVLFSLYLFSFLVALLTGLLMKGHFQNREPFVIELPPYRFPTLQQIFLRGWGELKHFLQRATGFITAGVAGVWLLSNLPQGTANPIGMLVTIPLLVGMVTGWDAVKAFLQRAGGLIAIGVLGVWLLTHLPGSENVSYATRIGEFFAPVLNPAGIPKELTIALIFGFIAKEILVGSLATIYNLTDPNAVQATLAQTISPIQAYSFMLFCLLYTPCLATVATIRSESKSIRFTLLSVTYGLMWAWVVSTLFYQGARLLGLS
- a CDS encoding DNA-3-methyladenine glycosylase family protein, giving the protein MAVSEILTQDNYAHALSVLAGRDRDLAGILNTFGIPPLWMREAGFATLIQIILEQQVSLASAKAVFTRLQATISPITPEHFFQLDEVELKRIGFSRQKALYGRLLAESILTGQLDLTTLSTMDDEDVRAVLKKIKGIGDWTVDIYLLMALRRPDALPKGDLGLILAIQKVKKLEQRPTPKEIEDIAENWRPWRAVATRLLWHYYLSRKV
- a CDS encoding FeoA family protein — its product is MNVKLSALKPGKTATIASMDADEPGLLRRLEAMGFKIGQQVKVLRKAWLNGPLHVRVGLTTEVAMRRHEADGIIVNVQD
- a CDS encoding S8 family serine peptidase, with the translated sequence MPIENRSQNLFDDKGLNITPASSVDSLNYQDNRNFNFSSHSSFQTTENALELDVNELGRKSRKSTKAKSSKAAKADLVIQNASAPSVATAGSTIQISYQVKNKGKNNAGFNYTNFYLSKDKSISNDDSFLGWNWIGSIEAGNSVSQSQNVTLDSNIAPGNYFLLYRADALDNVLETNNSNNVVAREINITGTGGKGYNSTSGYGLIDASAAVAKAIGQNTFADVPDLGGNNWGADLVKAPEAWAKGYTGKGTVVAVLDCGVDYNHPDLSANIWTNSKEIAGNGQDDDGNGFIDDVYGWNFDANNNNTLDVAGHGTHVAGTIAGANNNFGVTGIAYDTKIMPVKVLDDNGYGSYNAIANGIYYAVNNGADVINLSLGGDYPNSTLQKAIEYASSKGAIVVMAAGNDGGEAPLYPAQYAENWGIAVGAVDQNKNMASFSNRAGTNSLTYVTAPGVDVYSTIPGNKYAFYNGTSMATPHVAGVVALMLSANPNLTDAQVRQIIAETAGNSMQATAKSGNATSITDNNTASLSSQANITKQSNIASFDAIASLTNLNINTNSTSPSQTTSFSYNNTDTSENNFLNPNLWSQFLNYYDSAIATDSQTMEAASMLNKRRILLEQYSEWLVNPST
- a CDS encoding FeoA family protein, with protein sequence MNNSDRSVSRAWQGFTFICNTPKTTLNENLNGSDKTQSDSPVFPLSQAKQGEVVCIVTFNHLDNIDYLSSIGLIPGIEIQIKSCMKSGSVVVAWQDKCLGLGADIAARVMVKKDI
- the ada gene encoding bifunctional DNA-binding transcriptional regulator/O6-methylguanine-DNA methyltransferase Ada, producing the protein MNETEFWQAVLDRDTSFDGVFVYAVRSTGIYCRPSCPARKPQREQVVFFLSSLAAQEKGFRPCRRCYPQNPTAPDSQTEMVQRVCAIIEANPTESITLATLSTQVNISPFHLQRTFKRIMGITPKQYIQTRRMQELKTELKSQNRVIDAIYNAGYGSSSSLYECATTQLGMTPRTYQRGGDGMVINYAIANCNLGLLLVAGTERGICMVSLGDSDTLLEKALQQEYPTAKINRCELHQESSHDNLSKWAIALLQYLSGEQPSSHLSTLPIDVQATAFQAKVWQALRQIPAGSTQTYSGVAESIGQPSAVRAVARACATNPVSLVIPCHRVVRSDGSLGGYRWGIERKQFLLAKEAQKD